A region of Maribacter algicola DNA encodes the following proteins:
- a CDS encoding VIT1/CCC1 transporter family protein — protein sequence MAENNELDDYLDNHYIHRSNWLRAAVLGANDGILSTASIAIGVAAASDIREPVILATLAGLVAGSLSMAAGEYVSVSSQTDVEKADIEREQEELIETPELELKRLAQIYEDRGLKKETALTVAKELTAHDALGAHVRDELGINEISAANPLQAALASGAAFTIGGVLPFLVTLFLPLKGMEYYLYGFAIFFLVILGAMAAKAGGSSILKAVGRITFWGTVAMGLTALVGHFFGVNVA from the coding sequence ATGGCAGAGAACAACGAACTGGACGACTATTTGGACAACCATTACATTCACCGAAGTAATTGGTTGCGGGCAGCGGTCTTGGGAGCCAATGACGGCATACTTTCCACCGCGAGTATCGCCATTGGTGTTGCGGCAGCCAGTGATATTAGGGAACCGGTCATTTTGGCCACTTTGGCCGGACTTGTCGCAGGGTCCTTGTCAATGGCAGCTGGTGAATATGTCTCCGTAAGTTCTCAAACAGATGTAGAAAAGGCCGATATAGAAAGGGAGCAGGAGGAACTAATCGAAACCCCGGAATTAGAGTTAAAACGCTTGGCCCAAATATACGAAGATCGGGGTTTAAAGAAAGAAACCGCATTGACCGTAGCCAAGGAACTAACTGCCCATGATGCTTTGGGTGCCCATGTACGGGACGAATTGGGAATCAATGAAATAAGTGCTGCAAATCCCCTACAAGCGGCCTTGGCATCTGGTGCCGCATTTACCATAGGCGGAGTTTTGCCCTTTTTGGTGACACTTTTTTTGCCCCTGAAAGGAATGGAATATTACTTATATGGATTTGCCATATTTTTTCTGGTCATTCTAGGAGCCATGGCTGCCAAGGCAGGGGGGTCTAGCATCCTAAAAGCGGTAGGCCGGATTACCTTTTGGGGTACCGTGGCCATGGGGCTTACGGCCTTGGTAGGTCACTTTTTTGGGGTAAACGTGGCCTAG